A genomic window from Salvia miltiorrhiza cultivar Shanhuang (shh) chromosome 5, IMPLAD_Smil_shh, whole genome shotgun sequence includes:
- the LOC131026019 gene encoding uncharacterized protein LOC131026019 encodes MSPYQLVFGKSCHLPVEFAHKAFWAVKKLNLDFHSAGKERMLHLSALEEFRDQAFENSSIYKERTKTFHDKMILKREFPAGDQVLLFNSRLRLFPGKLKSKWSGPFTISQVFPNGTIELSKEGGEPFRVNGQRVKAYYSPNQVHTVDVIDLHDC; translated from the coding sequence ATGTCTCCATATCAATTGGTGTTTGGAAAGTCGTGTCACTTGCCGGTGGAGTTTGCCCACAAAGCTTTTTGGGCGGTGAAGAAGTTGAATTTGGACTTTCATTCGGCTGGAAAAGAGAGGATGCTTCACTTGAGTGCTTTGGAAGAGTTTCGTGATCAAGCCTTTGAAAACTCTAGCATTTATAAGGAGAGGACGAAGACGTTTCATGACAAGATGATCCTCAAGCGAGAGTTTCCCGCAGGAGATCAAGTCCTTTTATTCAATTCCCGTCTTCGTCTGTTTCCGGGAAAATTGAAGTCGAAGTGGTCGGGACCGTTCACCATCTCCCAAGTTTTTCCTAATGGAACGATTGAGTTGAGCAAAGAAGGAGGTGAGCCGTTTCGAGTGAATGGGCAGCGAGTGAAGGCTTACTACAGCCCGAATCAAGTCCACACGGTGGACGTCATTGATCTTCATGATTGTTGA